From a region of the Thermomicrobium roseum DSM 5159 genome:
- a CDS encoding PucR family transcriptional regulator, whose amino-acid sequence MAELILRDLCRWDRRFVLACPPGLSEESALERPISWAISVRAAPPFLPPPRGDELVILSGRILREIQASGLAEAEDLLDTLAEAPIAALVTEPNLIEGPVGSLPLLLFPGPLPLDLEPTLNRLLTEQRRALYRLSTELTRELSRAALSGGLDAVLQAAALASNRSLLLQDSEGRLLAAAGPTPTPAPPTALAQARPHPATRLLSESLGERLLTAITAGGRVAYLSLLAVAGETTERDRLVLSLLAGLCASLLAQESRTARPTPSSQLVADLLLGRVSESTLPLVAQRLGLGPNQPVIVALLAASGEPEAAERVLRRILEPSARDRSTPLGDTLALLLTEDEAAAVEDRARSLVRPTFPEPPALLPPRFAAPSVRNQPAWFLVFAEPVPHLRAVPQGLRQARFLAGLIREGALPGPIARFDALADTGPFAFLYALWGENRATELARSLLGPLLEEDERAQELLRTLAAFLACGSASEVAAHLGIHRNTVAYRLAQISELTGRNLADPRDRLLLHLALLLVSMPPAEPPAAQ is encoded by the coding sequence ATGGCTGAACTGATCCTCCGCGATCTCTGCCGCTGGGATCGACGCTTCGTTCTCGCTTGCCCTCCCGGCCTCTCCGAGGAGAGCGCCCTCGAGCGTCCCATCTCCTGGGCGATCAGTGTGCGGGCTGCTCCACCATTCTTACCGCCACCGCGCGGCGACGAACTCGTCATCCTGAGCGGCCGCATCCTGCGCGAGATCCAGGCCTCCGGCCTGGCCGAGGCCGAAGACCTCCTGGACACGCTCGCCGAGGCACCGATCGCCGCCCTCGTCACCGAACCGAACCTGATCGAGGGGCCGGTCGGCTCGCTGCCGCTCCTCCTCTTTCCCGGGCCTCTCCCGCTCGATCTGGAGCCGACGCTCAACCGCTTGCTGACCGAGCAGCGGCGGGCACTCTACCGGCTTTCCACCGAACTCACCCGCGAGCTTTCGCGCGCCGCGTTGAGTGGCGGGCTCGACGCGGTGCTCCAGGCGGCCGCTTTGGCGAGCAATCGCTCGCTCCTGCTCCAGGACAGCGAGGGTCGCCTGCTGGCCGCAGCTGGTCCGACACCAACCCCGGCTCCCCCCACCGCGCTCGCTCAGGCACGCCCGCATCCCGCGACACGCCTCCTCAGCGAGTCGCTGGGCGAGCGCTTGCTGACGGCCATCACCGCCGGAGGTCGGGTCGCCTATCTGTCGCTCCTCGCCGTGGCGGGCGAGACGACGGAGCGGGATCGCCTCGTGCTTTCGCTGCTCGCCGGCCTGTGCGCCAGCCTCTTGGCACAGGAAAGCCGCACCGCACGCCCCACTCCCTCGAGTCAACTCGTCGCCGACCTCTTGCTCGGGCGGGTCAGCGAAAGCACGCTCCCCCTCGTTGCCCAACGACTCGGCCTCGGTCCGAACCAGCCGGTGATCGTCGCGCTCCTCGCTGCCAGCGGCGAGCCAGAGGCAGCGGAACGCGTTCTCCGTCGCATCCTGGAGCCGAGCGCACGCGACCGCTCGACTCCCCTTGGGGATACCCTGGCGCTTCTCCTCACGGAGGACGAGGCAGCGGCAGTGGAGGACAGGGCACGCAGCCTGGTACGCCCCACCTTTCCCGAACCTCCGGCTCTTCTCCCGCCCCGGTTCGCGGCTCCTTCGGTGCGGAATCAGCCAGCATGGTTCCTCGTCTTCGCGGAGCCGGTCCCTCACCTGCGCGCGGTGCCGCAAGGGCTGCGCCAGGCTCGCTTCCTGGCTGGTCTGATCCGCGAGGGAGCCCTACCTGGCCCGATCGCTCGCTTCGATGCGCTCGCCGATACCGGCCCCTTCGCCTTCCTCTATGCACTCTGGGGAGAAAACAGAGCCACCGAACTCGCTCGCTCCCTGTTGGGCCCGCTCCTCGAGGAGGACGAGCGAGCCCAGGAACTCCTGCGCACGCTGGCAGCCTTCCTCGCCTGCGGAAGCGCTTCGGAGGTCGCCGCGCACCTCGGGATTCACCGCAATACGGTCGCCTATCGCCTGGCACAGATCAGCGAGCTGACTGGTCGCAATCTGGCCGATCCACGCGACCGGCTGCTCTTGCATCTGGCGCTCTTGCTCGTGAGCATGCCACCAGCGGAGCCGCCAGCCGCTCAGTGA
- a CDS encoding glycerophosphodiester phosphodiesterase, whose amino-acid sequence MRSVIDRPFTVIAHRGAGNSPGDNTAESFQAALAAGVPALECDVRQTADGALVLLHDGVVPLPGGGRLVVRQASLAALRVAIPSLLTLEEFLEEFGEQALVNLDLKGSGFERRLVTIVERWGHPERVYITSQHAASLRRLALSLPTALRGLSHGHAFTRFPRRVAGRSAFPMRSLMAVQLALTLRLARADVVALQHRVVTPWLTRWLRRQGWQVTTWTVNDPREALRALRAGVRAVTTDVPQQLLEALAKRQAYPAPASTWDELFGQAALARW is encoded by the coding sequence ATGCGAAGCGTGATCGACCGTCCTTTCACGGTCATCGCCCATCGGGGGGCGGGGAATTCGCCGGGTGACAACACGGCCGAGAGCTTCCAGGCCGCACTGGCGGCTGGGGTGCCAGCACTGGAGTGCGATGTCCGGCAAACTGCGGATGGGGCGCTCGTGCTGTTGCACGATGGCGTGGTGCCGTTGCCGGGTGGTGGCCGGCTCGTCGTGCGGCAAGCCAGCCTGGCGGCCTTGCGGGTGGCCATCCCGTCGCTCCTGACGCTGGAAGAATTTCTCGAGGAGTTCGGCGAGCAGGCCCTGGTCAATCTCGACCTCAAAGGGAGCGGCTTCGAGCGACGACTGGTGACGATCGTGGAGCGGTGGGGGCATCCGGAGCGGGTCTACATCACGAGCCAGCACGCGGCCAGTCTCCGCCGTTTGGCGCTCTCGCTCCCGACCGCACTGCGTGGCCTTTCGCACGGCCACGCGTTCACGCGCTTTCCCCGGCGGGTCGCCGGACGAAGCGCCTTCCCGATGCGCTCGCTCATGGCCGTCCAGTTGGCGCTCACCCTGCGGCTGGCGCGGGCTGATGTCGTGGCGCTCCAGCACCGGGTCGTCACGCCATGGTTGACCCGCTGGTTGCGTCGGCAAGGCTGGCAGGTGACGACGTGGACCGTGAACGATCCGCGCGAGGCGCTCCGCGCGCTGCGTGCCGGCGTTCGCGCAGTGACGACCGATGTTCCCCAGCAGCTCCTCGAGGCACTGGCCAAGCGGCAGGCCTATCCAGCACCGGCGAGTACCTGGGACGAGCTTTTCGGTCAGGCAGCGCTCGCGCGGTGGTGA
- a CDS encoding GAF domain-containing protein, with product MSQATRDAILQQVRQTLEARLALSDQIPQLAEDVCRILERTVPWYDWVGIYLVEGDELVLAAWSGPAATEHVRIPIGQGICGAAAREGQTIIVPDVRQDPRYLQCFLSTRSEIVVPIRQDEDVIGEIDIDSDELAAFDEKDRALLEWLASELAERLPHHRASAA from the coding sequence ATGAGCCAGGCGACGCGCGACGCCATCCTGCAGCAGGTGCGACAGACGCTCGAGGCCCGCTTGGCCCTGAGTGACCAGATTCCGCAACTCGCTGAGGATGTCTGCCGCATCCTCGAGCGGACGGTTCCCTGGTACGACTGGGTCGGCATCTATCTCGTCGAGGGAGACGAACTGGTGCTCGCTGCCTGGTCAGGCCCCGCAGCCACGGAGCATGTGCGGATTCCGATCGGCCAGGGCATCTGCGGGGCCGCTGCTCGCGAGGGACAGACGATCATCGTTCCAGACGTCCGCCAGGATCCACGCTATCTCCAGTGCTTCCTCTCGACCCGCTCGGAGATCGTCGTCCCGATCCGGCAGGATGAAGACGTGATCGGCGAAATCGACATCGACAGCGATGAGCTGGCCGCCTTCGACGAGAAGGACCGCGCCCTGTTGGAATGGCTGGCCAGTGAACTCGCCGAACGGCTCCCTCACCACCGCGCGAGCGCTGCCTGA
- a CDS encoding CAP domain-containing protein, protein MHKQRGGIRRVGYRLLLVAIVVASLLPSTIAQAASDEATLALERINHWRAWSGLSPLVRHPALDAAAQAHARYYFLNASDPDLAGMGLHREKPGKPGFTGEDILARAQAQGYRGSVNENIAFTGSLSAAAEAFLGTVNHRLPLLDPRYQHIGFGAVNEGNVRIEVVMVGTLGDWTEQASPEWVVWPLDGMTGVPTHFWGEAPNPFPEAMYPIGYPITAKYFGPGDVSFARGEIRREGQVVPSHFATGSGWLSRRSAFLAATEPLRAGASYQYVIEGTADGRPFRLTGTFRTAARAGEELSPGSPALALPVPPGLASAPAVIQQQWRATDGPVASGQRAGWTFGPDAWATRWEPYAESPGGRRQVVYFDKARLEITDPGGDPASPWFVTSGLLVSEMVLGRVAVGQNRFTVRSPARVPLAGDPAPQNPDAPTYASLRPHSSLVSGVHAPNRTGQLIREVLWRDGTVTSDDSLVSFGVTVAAYDEVTGHNIARPFVDWLGQQPWDPLYVVGRPIADPYWVRVRVSGELRWVLVQAFERRILTYTPDNDPSWRVEMGNVGRHYYEWRYGTPAPAG, encoded by the coding sequence GTGCACAAGCAGCGTGGGGGGATTCGCCGAGTCGGGTATCGCCTGCTCCTCGTCGCGATCGTCGTCGCGAGCCTCCTCCCCAGCACGATCGCGCAGGCAGCAAGCGACGAGGCGACGCTCGCTCTGGAGCGCATCAACCACTGGCGTGCCTGGAGTGGGCTGAGTCCGCTCGTGCGCCATCCTGCATTGGACGCCGCGGCCCAGGCCCATGCACGGTACTATTTCCTCAATGCCAGTGATCCCGATCTGGCGGGAATGGGGCTTCATCGCGAAAAGCCGGGGAAGCCCGGCTTTACTGGGGAAGACATCCTCGCCCGTGCCCAGGCCCAGGGCTACAGAGGATCAGTCAACGAGAACATCGCCTTCACTGGCTCGCTCAGCGCTGCTGCCGAGGCCTTTCTCGGCACGGTGAACCATCGCTTGCCACTCCTCGATCCGCGCTATCAGCACATCGGTTTCGGCGCGGTCAACGAGGGCAACGTGCGGATCGAGGTCGTGATGGTGGGAACGCTCGGCGACTGGACCGAGCAGGCCAGCCCGGAGTGGGTCGTCTGGCCGCTCGACGGGATGACCGGCGTACCGACCCACTTCTGGGGCGAAGCACCCAACCCGTTCCCCGAGGCCATGTATCCGATCGGTTATCCGATCACGGCCAAGTACTTCGGTCCGGGCGACGTCTCCTTTGCGCGCGGCGAGATCCGGCGTGAAGGGCAGGTCGTCCCCAGTCACTTCGCCACCGGATCGGGATGGCTCAGCCGACGCTCGGCGTTTCTCGCCGCCACGGAACCGCTGCGAGCGGGGGCGAGCTACCAGTACGTGATCGAAGGCACTGCCGATGGTCGCCCCTTCCGGCTGACCGGTACCTTCCGGACAGCAGCACGAGCAGGCGAGGAACTGTCCCCTGGCTCACCAGCACTCGCTCTTCCCGTTCCACCGGGCCTCGCCTCCGCCCCAGCTGTCATTCAACAACAGTGGCGCGCGACCGATGGGCCGGTCGCGAGCGGCCAGCGCGCTGGCTGGACCTTCGGCCCGGATGCCTGGGCCACTCGTTGGGAGCCCTATGCCGAGTCTCCGGGTGGGCGCCGCCAGGTCGTCTACTTCGACAAGGCGCGCCTCGAGATCACCGATCCAGGGGGCGATCCTGCTTCCCCCTGGTTCGTGACCAGCGGATTGCTCGTCAGCGAGATGGTGCTCGGTCGCGTCGCGGTCGGTCAAAACCGCTTCACAGTGCGCTCCCCGGCTCGAGTGCCGCTCGCCGGTGACCCTGCACCGCAGAACCCTGACGCCCCGACCTACGCCAGTCTGCGTCCCCACTCGTCGCTGGTATCCGGCGTGCACGCACCGAACCGGACCGGGCAGCTGATCCGCGAGGTACTGTGGCGCGACGGCACGGTCACGAGCGACGATTCCCTGGTCAGCTTCGGCGTGACCGTTGCCGCCTATGACGAGGTGACCGGCCACAACATCGCCCGGCCGTTCGTCGACTGGCTCGGCCAGCAGCCTTGGGACCCCCTGTACGTCGTCGGTCGGCCCATCGCTGATCCGTATTGGGTCCGCGTGCGGGTGAGCGGCGAACTCCGCTGGGTGCTGGTCCAGGCATTCGAACGCCGCATCCTGACCTACACGCCGGACAACGATCCCAGCTGGCGAGTGGAAATGGGCAACGTTGGCCGGCACTATTACGAGTGGCGCTACGGTACGCCGGCGCCAGCAGGGTGA
- a CDS encoding PRC-barrel domain-containing protein, whose amino-acid sequence MTFDARDIRVGMDVFTSDGVYLGTVRRVEFGPLEVRPRSVFSTEGSRVSGERLGPQPTGPLGNPGPITQSARQAYASAPDDAVPLGAGTFLVGRLPIPLGWRRIPVRDVQVVSLERVVLARSAAELGFRVPRRRAH is encoded by the coding sequence ATGACGTTCGATGCACGCGATATCCGCGTCGGGATGGATGTTTTTACCAGCGACGGGGTCTATCTCGGCACGGTGCGGCGTGTCGAGTTCGGCCCACTCGAGGTCCGTCCTCGTTCGGTTTTTTCAACCGAGGGGAGCCGCGTATCGGGTGAACGACTCGGTCCGCAGCCGACCGGCCCGCTCGGCAATCCTGGCCCGATCACCCAATCAGCCAGACAAGCTTATGCCAGTGCGCCCGACGATGCGGTGCCGCTCGGTGCCGGTACCTTCCTGGTCGGCAGACTGCCTATCCCGCTGGGCTGGCGACGGATTCCGGTACGCGATGTCCAGGTCGTCTCGCTGGAGCGGGTCGTCCTCGCCCGGTCGGCCGCCGAACTCGGTTTTCGTGTCCCGCGGCGTCGCGCTCACTGA